The segment TGCTCCCCGATCGCGGCCGCGGACCTCCCTGATCGTTCATTCGATTACGTGCACTCGTTCGACGTCCTCTACCACGTGATGTCGGACGCCGAGTGGGCCGCGTCCCTTGAGGCACTCTGCCGGTGGTCCTCCCGCTACGTCGTGCTGCACGAGCGGTTCCTGCGCCTGCCGCAGTGGATGCCGTCGAAGATCATGAAGATGCGACCGAGGCAGCAGACCATCGGCATCCTCGAGCGCCAAGGCCTCCGACAGGTCGACGAGATGCCGACGTACTTCCTGAGCAAGCAGCTGCTCACCTACCGCGTGGCCGGCAAGCGGCCCGACGCCTTCTACAAGCTCGATGCCTGGGCGCTCGGGCGACACTCGGAGTCCGCGTGGGTCCGTGCGGTGGCCTCGCACCGCGTGAAGGTCTTCGAGCGCCAGAGGTGAAGCAGCAACCCGAACAGCAGGCTCCACCGGTCCAACGACTCCGCGTGCGCTATGCCAAGCGGGGTCGCATGCGCTTCACCAGCCACCGCGACTTCAGCCGCGCCTTCGAGCGTGCGGTGTTCCGGGCACGGGTGCCCATGGCCTACTCCTCAGGCTTCAACCCGCACCCGCGCATCTCCTACGCCGGTGCGGCCCCGACGGGGTCGGCGAGCGAGGCGGAGTACCTCGAGCTGGCCCTCGCCG is part of the Nocardioides cavernae genome and harbors:
- a CDS encoding class I SAM-dependent methyltransferase, encoding MFDEKNYWRQRHDDHNGALKAVGIDTVTERGNQLAYQLLADQYGRLLDRLALPAGARALDAGAGVGAFTRVLHERGFDVTALDISQTALDGIDLPIAKVCSPIAAADLPDRSFDYVHSFDVLYHVMSDAEWAASLEALCRWSSRYVVLHERFLRLPQWMPSKIMKMRPRQQTIGILERQGLRQVDEMPTYFLSKQLLTYRVAGKRPDAFYKLDAWALGRHSESAWVRAVASHRVKVFERQR